In Spirochaeta lutea, a single genomic region encodes these proteins:
- a CDS encoding hydrolase: MADLQLGRTEFGRPQDRGNLPSPEQVRSLLDEWVPNDRLRLHMEQLGDLMEAWARRQGLDEQTCWLWKATGLLHDADWDRWPEEHCRKIIEYGEAQHWDPRLLRGIASHSPRHFGVDPQSELERMIYAFDELSGFVHAVSLVRPGGYEGMAVKSVKKKLKEKSFAAQVNREEIADAAQKADIPMEELIQFIIQVQAG; encoded by the coding sequence ATGGCAGATCTACAACTTGGACGGACAGAATTCGGACGCCCCCAGGACCGGGGAAACCTGCCCAGCCCGGAGCAGGTCCGGAGCCTGTTGGATGAATGGGTTCCCAACGACCGCCTGCGCCTGCATATGGAGCAGCTTGGCGATCTGATGGAGGCCTGGGCCCGCCGTCAAGGACTGGATGAGCAGACATGCTGGCTCTGGAAGGCTACCGGCCTGCTGCACGATGCCGACTGGGACCGTTGGCCGGAAGAACATTGCCGGAAAATAATCGAATACGGCGAGGCCCAGCACTGGGACCCCCGGCTGCTCCGGGGAATCGCCAGCCACAGCCCCCGCCACTTCGGTGTGGACCCCCAATCCGAACTGGAACGGATGATCTACGCCTTCGACGAACTCTCGGGCTTCGTCCACGCCGTAAGCCTGGTACGCCCCGGGGGCTATGAGGGAATGGCCGTAAAATCAGTCAAAAAGAAGCTCAAAGAAAAATCCTTCGCGGCCCAGGTGAACCGCGAAGAGATAGCCGACGCCGCCCAGAAGGCAGACATCCCCATGGAAGAACTAATTCAGTTCATCATCCAGGTGCAAGCCGGGTAG
- a CDS encoding spore coat protein U domain-containing protein, with the protein MSENKTRGLPKRPVFLLLLTALACSGIWAQTLGFQGNARITLDGSTSASGTLTVRHRGAATDFFLTFGPGNGGSFEPRTMTDGTNDLSYYLVDNPASGTVLKDLSVSPNPEEVITGTFPEKNKGGWQSQEPSFTVQIAGGVFLQGNYDDGVTVSLYQGTLSNYTFVESTTLDISARVRPVLELAIVEPGGFFDETRTNYTIDFGIISPASVGNADLVVRSNGLFSISMSSQNAGQMIHSDPADPSTIPYDLYLNSGLVDLSSGGTVTVLSSQGPTEITGQRYPLEVEIPQLGFPTEGSYSDSITITVAAN; encoded by the coding sequence ATGAGCGAAAACAAAACACGAGGACTACCCAAACGACCGGTCTTTTTGCTCCTGCTGACGGCCCTAGCCTGCTCCGGTATCTGGGCCCAGACCCTGGGCTTTCAGGGAAACGCCCGGATCACCCTGGACGGAAGCACATCCGCCTCGGGAACCCTCACCGTCCGGCACCGGGGAGCCGCCACCGACTTCTTCCTAACCTTCGGGCCTGGAAACGGCGGCAGCTTCGAACCGCGGACCATGACCGACGGCACCAACGACCTCTCCTATTACCTGGTGGATAACCCGGCCTCGGGGACCGTTCTCAAAGACCTTTCCGTTTCCCCCAACCCCGAGGAGGTTATAACCGGTACCTTTCCTGAAAAGAACAAGGGCGGTTGGCAGAGCCAGGAACCATCTTTTACCGTGCAGATCGCCGGAGGCGTCTTCCTCCAGGGCAACTACGATGATGGGGTTACGGTGAGCCTGTACCAGGGAACCTTGAGCAATTACACCTTTGTCGAGTCCACCACCCTGGACATATCTGCCCGGGTACGGCCGGTGTTGGAGCTGGCTATTGTGGAACCCGGGGGATTCTTTGACGAAACCCGGACGAACTACACCATCGATTTCGGTATTATTTCTCCGGCCAGCGTCGGTAATGCAGACCTGGTGGTCCGCTCCAACGGTCTGTTCTCCATCTCCATGAGCTCCCAAAACGCCGGGCAGATGATCCACAGCGATCCCGCTGATCCCAGCACCATCCCCTACGATCTGTACCTGAACTCCGGCCTGGTGGACCTCAGTTCCGGAGGAACCGTTACAGTCCTCAGCTCCCAGGGGCCAACGGAGATTACCGGACAGCGCTACCCCCTGGAGGTTGAGATTCCCCAGTTGGGGTTCCCCACCGAGGGCAGCTACAGCGATTCTATTACCATCACCGTGGCGGCCAATTAA
- a CDS encoding fimbria/pilus outer membrane usher protein: protein MPGRSGLLLGGLVVFFGLALAAGAQSPTPEAPASEFPGQESAPLLETNPPLSDQDQPQSRITLPLLVEVSGGASGYVEGDLLADGSNPRLSRAGLQDLLPELFAGSPGMISLEELRAEGIEAEFDSGLLQVILTPPVSSEVRVVSLTGEGSGLFGVAVAPAPVSGYLNAEAALTLDTLNQKDLETILDLELEPVFNLYNWVAESRFQVITGQEPVLHTLMITHDQPEPGLRLRLGLLEGAESPFGSGPALWGVHLGRIPSLVPRSPDFSLELTQTRDFSLEIQVNGRDLRRLSYPPGSYRITGLPLLPGLNQVNLTLDPESGPGETVPRSVIVPYDNRLLPHHYADFGVQLGLPRQDLGPPVFTGMFRYGYTPVTTGDLYLQAGELGQLYGSTWVFGTPVGIFSLGVAGTTDLVQELRSPGGALQAGYRFALPGRISVPRISLDARYQSPSFAPYGQNPLGGLSLSAGVAQNLFGSLWLSASVSHENRGALERTRASLVLTTPITQALDLRVTGSLTFSGGQVDPRLLINLTASGLDVPITMGVSRNAVDGSVGFSGSHTGRFGDSAYGLSTSAGGLPLGDSADSLTLSASLSDQRFASGLQYQLQNTGSRVSARFASALAFAGSALTVSKPIRESFVIIRNTRSLAGYRLVVNPRESTYRAASDLLGWAVLSDVTRYRQNRIVIDLPQAPTDLPLGTTQYVVKPGYRSGTVIDIGGSETLRLRGRLLGPGGEALALQGGYLQSLADDSLEELFYTDEQGYFEIPFVPGGSYRLGLFLGGPGPWTIEIPQDAKEVYDLGPLGGQAEEGDTPVRDGADGESEPQGGEGR, encoded by the coding sequence ATGCCCGGTAGAAGCGGATTGCTCCTCGGAGGCCTGGTCGTTTTTTTCGGTCTGGCCCTGGCTGCCGGAGCCCAAAGCCCGACTCCCGAGGCTCCGGCATCGGAGTTCCCGGGTCAGGAGTCGGCGCCGCTTTTAGAGACCAATCCCCCCCTCTCCGATCAGGACCAACCCCAGTCACGGATTACCCTGCCCCTCTTGGTAGAGGTTTCCGGGGGCGCATCAGGGTACGTGGAGGGCGATCTTCTGGCGGACGGCAGCAATCCTCGCCTCAGCCGGGCCGGCCTTCAGGATCTTCTGCCCGAACTGTTCGCCGGTTCCCCGGGTATGATCAGCCTTGAGGAGCTTCGGGCAGAAGGTATCGAGGCGGAATTCGATTCCGGATTGTTGCAGGTGATTCTAACGCCCCCGGTTTCTTCCGAGGTCCGGGTGGTCTCCCTGACCGGTGAAGGCTCGGGCCTATTCGGTGTGGCGGTCGCACCCGCTCCGGTTTCCGGATACCTAAACGCCGAGGCAGCCCTGACCCTGGATACCCTTAACCAGAAAGATCTGGAAACGATCCTGGACCTTGAGCTGGAGCCGGTATTCAATCTCTATAACTGGGTTGCAGAGAGCAGGTTTCAGGTCATAACCGGCCAGGAACCGGTGTTGCATACCCTGATGATTACCCACGACCAGCCGGAGCCGGGCCTGCGGCTGCGCCTGGGCCTCTTGGAGGGTGCCGAGTCCCCCTTCGGCAGCGGCCCCGCTCTCTGGGGGGTGCATCTGGGCAGGATACCCAGCCTGGTTCCCCGGAGCCCCGATTTCAGCCTGGAGCTCACCCAGACCCGGGATTTCTCCTTGGAGATTCAGGTAAACGGCCGGGATCTCCGGCGTCTGAGTTACCCCCCCGGTTCTTACCGGATTACTGGACTGCCCCTCCTGCCGGGATTGAACCAGGTCAATCTCACCCTGGATCCCGAATCCGGCCCCGGAGAGACCGTACCCAGGTCGGTTATAGTCCCCTACGATAACCGCCTCTTACCCCATCACTATGCGGACTTCGGGGTCCAGCTGGGTCTGCCGAGGCAGGACCTGGGGCCTCCGGTATTCACGGGAATGTTTCGTTACGGATACACGCCTGTTACCACCGGTGATTTGTATCTTCAGGCCGGGGAGCTGGGGCAGTTGTACGGGAGTACCTGGGTGTTCGGAACCCCGGTGGGCATATTCTCCCTAGGGGTTGCCGGTACCACCGACCTGGTACAGGAACTACGCAGCCCCGGGGGCGCCCTTCAGGCGGGCTACCGCTTCGCCCTTCCCGGACGGATTTCGGTGCCCAGAATCTCCCTGGATGCCCGGTACCAGTCCCCCAGTTTCGCCCCCTACGGTCAAAACCCCCTGGGCGGGCTCAGCCTGTCCGCCGGGGTTGCCCAGAATCTCTTCGGGTCTCTCTGGCTCAGTGCCAGCGTATCCCATGAGAATCGGGGGGCCCTGGAACGCACCCGAGCATCCCTGGTACTCACGACCCCCATCACCCAGGCCCTTGACCTCCGGGTTACCGGCTCCCTTACCTTCAGCGGGGGCCAGGTGGATCCCCGGTTGTTGATCAACCTAACTGCCTCGGGCCTGGATGTACCCATAACCATGGGAGTATCCAGGAACGCCGTTGACGGGTCGGTGGGCTTCAGCGGGAGCCATACCGGACGGTTCGGTGATTCCGCCTACGGGTTGTCCACTTCCGCCGGGGGATTGCCCCTGGGAGACAGCGCGGATTCCCTTACCCTCAGCGCCTCCCTCAGCGACCAGCGGTTCGCATCGGGGCTGCAGTACCAGCTCCAGAACACGGGGAGCCGGGTCTCCGCCCGGTTCGCATCGGCCCTGGCATTTGCCGGGTCTGCGCTCACGGTGAGTAAGCCCATTCGCGAAAGCTTTGTTATAATCAGGAACACCCGCAGCCTGGCGGGGTACCGGCTGGTGGTGAACCCCCGGGAGTCAACCTACCGGGCTGCCTCGGACCTCCTCGGCTGGGCGGTACTCTCGGATGTAACCCGGTATCGCCAGAACCGAATTGTTATTGATCTACCCCAGGCCCCGACGGATCTGCCCCTGGGCACAACCCAGTATGTGGTGAAGCCGGGCTACCGGAGCGGAACGGTCATCGATATCGGCGGCTCGGAGACCCTCCGTCTTCGAGGCAGGCTGCTCGGTCCCGGGGGCGAAGCCCTGGCCCTCCAGGGCGGGTACCTGCAGTCCCTGGCCGACGACTCCCTCGAGGAGTTATTTTATACGGATGAGCAGGGGTATTTTGAAATCCCCTTTGTCCCTGGAGGGTCGTACCGCCTCGGGTTATTCCTTGGAGGACCTGGCCCCTGGACCATTGAAATCCCCCAGGATGCCAAGGAAGTGTACGATCTCGGTCCCCTGGGCGGCCAAGCAGAAGAGGGGGACACCCCGGTAAGAGATGGTGCAGATGGAGAATCAGAACCACAAGGAGGAGAAGGAAGATGA
- a CDS encoding fimbrial biogenesis chaperone gives MNHPWKNRLKFPPKSGKTTLIGILLILTAVPLWAFRFQPISADLAPRGPEAVHTFIAENTGSDPIALRVRMFTRESRLDGREVNRDAADKFVVFPQQMVLRPGQVQAIRIQWRGPEQIDREQAFRIVAEQLPVEFESRQTQGGAINIMFRYRGAVYILPENPRHQVAIRSITPIIQDSKPAAELIFENSGNAHTILNDLSLTISAQDNPDSTISFTPEELPGIAGENLLAGALRRVVLPLPDHLAGRGLSAEFSFTAVR, from the coding sequence GTGAATCACCCCTGGAAAAACCGTCTGAAATTCCCACCGAAAAGCGGCAAAACGACCCTCATAGGAATATTGCTTATTCTGACCGCTGTACCCCTATGGGCCTTTCGGTTCCAGCCCATATCCGCCGACCTCGCGCCCCGGGGTCCCGAGGCCGTCCACACCTTTATAGCGGAGAACACCGGCTCAGATCCCATAGCCCTGCGGGTCCGGATGTTTACCCGGGAATCCAGATTGGACGGCAGGGAGGTCAACCGAGATGCGGCGGATAAGTTTGTGGTTTTTCCCCAACAGATGGTGCTCAGGCCCGGCCAGGTCCAGGCAATACGCATCCAGTGGCGGGGTCCGGAACAGATTGACCGCGAACAGGCCTTCCGGATCGTTGCCGAGCAATTACCTGTGGAGTTCGAATCCCGGCAGACCCAGGGTGGCGCCATAAATATCATGTTCCGCTACCGGGGGGCAGTGTACATCCTTCCGGAAAACCCCCGCCATCAGGTTGCTATCCGGAGTATCACCCCCATAATCCAGGACTCCAAACCGGCCGCGGAGCTGATCTTTGAAAACAGCGGCAACGCCCATACCATCCTTAACGACCTGAGCCTCACCATCTCCGCCCAGGATAATCCTGACAGCACCATTAGCTTCACCCCGGAGGAGTTACCGGGAATTGCCGGAGAAAACCTCTTGGCCGGAGCCCTGCGCCGGGTCGTCCTGCCCCTGCCGGACCATCTGGCAGGCCGTGGGCTTTCTGCTGAGTTTTCATTCACCGCGGTGAGGTGA
- a CDS encoding glutathione peroxidase — protein sequence MNTTKTDIYQLSLDLAQGGSINLADLRNNPVLIVNTATRCGLAPQFEGLEELHQEFFARGLRVIGLPSNQFADQEPETDETVTQVCKLNHGVTFPLTKKVLVNGPQTHPLLVTLKEAAPGFLGARDLKWNFTKFLIWPGAHKIKRYAPTTKPQAIRKDIRRALEASS from the coding sequence ATGAACACGACAAAAACCGATATTTACCAATTGAGTCTCGATCTCGCCCAGGGTGGAAGCATCAACCTGGCCGATCTTCGGAATAACCCCGTGCTGATCGTGAATACGGCAACCCGCTGCGGCTTGGCACCCCAATTCGAAGGCCTGGAGGAACTTCACCAAGAGTTTTTCGCCCGGGGGCTGCGGGTTATCGGTTTGCCGAGTAACCAATTTGCGGATCAGGAACCCGAGACCGATGAAACGGTCACCCAGGTTTGCAAGCTAAACCACGGAGTAACCTTCCCCCTGACCAAGAAGGTCTTGGTCAACGGTCCCCAAACCCATCCCCTCTTGGTTACCTTGAAGGAAGCCGCTCCGGGGTTTCTCGGTGCCCGGGATCTAAAATGGAACTTCACCAAGTTCCTCATCTGGCCCGGGGCGCATAAGATCAAACGCTACGCCCCCACAACCAAGCCCCAGGCCATCCGGAAGGACATCCGCCGGGCCCTGGAGGCCTCATCCTAG
- a CDS encoding helix-turn-helix transcriptional regulator, giving the protein MENRIRQLREAKGLTQEGLADLVDVTRQTIISLEKGKYESPSVKLAHRIARALGAAIEQVFIFDEEDER; this is encoded by the coding sequence ATGGAAAATAGAATTCGGCAGCTGCGGGAGGCCAAGGGACTGACCCAGGAGGGGTTGGCAGACCTGGTGGATGTGACCAGGCAGACCATAATCTCTCTGGAGAAGGGCAAGTATGAGAGTCCGTCGGTCAAACTGGCCCACCGGATAGCCCGAGCCTTGGGCGCTGCCATCGAGCAGGTTTTTATTTTTGATGAGGAGGATGAGAGATGA